A region from the Anderseniella sp. Alg231-50 genome encodes:
- the nrdR gene encoding transcriptional regulator NrdR — protein sequence MRCPYCSSHDSQVKDSRPSEDGAAIRRRRHCPDCGGRFTTFERVQLRELIVLKKSGKRVPFDRDKLARSVAIAVRKRPVDPERLERMMSSIVRQLESLGETEITSDLIGEHVMEGLRVLDDVAYVRFASVYRNFREARDFEELLGELSSEDEMPDESDDDNDNNTADDRDGKPD from the coding sequence ATGCGGTGTCCCTACTGTAGCAGCCACGATTCACAGGTGAAGGATTCGCGGCCGTCGGAAGACGGAGCCGCCATCCGCCGCAGGCGTCATTGCCCGGATTGCGGCGGAAGGTTCACGACTTTCGAGCGTGTTCAGTTGCGCGAGCTGATAGTGCTGAAAAAATCCGGCAAGCGAGTGCCTTTCGACCGGGACAAACTCGCGCGATCAGTTGCAATTGCTGTTCGCAAGCGGCCGGTTGACCCGGAACGCCTTGAACGCATGATGTCATCCATCGTCCGGCAACTCGAGAGCCTGGGTGAAACGGAAATTACCAGCGATCTCATTGGCGAGCATGTCATGGAGGGGTTGCGGGTTCTCGATGATGTGGCATATGTCCGGTTTGCCTCCGTATACAGGAATTTCCGGGAAGCCCGGGATTTCGAGGAATTGTTGGGCGAGCTTTCATCGGAAGACGAAATGCCCGATGAGAGTGACGACGACAATGATAACAACACAGCCGATGACCGTGACGGCAAGCCTGATTGA
- the ribH gene encoding 6,7-dimethyl-8-ribityllumazine synthase — MTSIPSIPAASPAEKFRVLIVQSPYYEHIASQLLEGAKAPLEAAGCEIEITSVPGALEIPGTISIAYEFGDYDGFVALGCVIRGETTHYEIVSGESARGLMDLSIDGACIGNGILTVENEDQAKARANVADMNKGAGAAEACLAMMQFRLDQESRDD; from the coding sequence ATGACAAGTATACCCTCAATTCCGGCTGCATCACCGGCTGAGAAGTTTCGCGTGCTGATCGTGCAGTCGCCCTATTATGAGCATATCGCCTCTCAGTTGCTTGAAGGCGCAAAGGCACCCCTTGAGGCTGCAGGATGTGAGATCGAGATCACCAGTGTGCCCGGCGCGCTGGAAATACCCGGCACGATCTCCATTGCATATGAGTTCGGCGACTATGACGGCTTCGTGGCGCTCGGTTGCGTCATCCGGGGAGAGACCACGCATTATGAAATCGTGTCCGGTGAAAGTGCACGTGGCCTGATGGACCTGAGCATCGATGGCGCGTGTATCGGCAACGGCATTCTGACGGTTGAAAATGAAGACCAGGCCAAGGCCAGGGCAAATGTCGCGGACATGAACAAGGGCGCAGGGGCAGCCGAGGCCTGCCTTGCGATGATGCAGTTCCGGCTTGACCAGGAATCCCGTGATGACTGA
- the ribD gene encoding bifunctional diaminohydroxyphosphoribosylaminopyrimidine deaminase/5-amino-6-(5-phosphoribosylamino)uracil reductase RibD, protein MSDEIYMRQAVAAGRRQRGSTGENPSVGCVIVSDGATVAVASTAPGGRPHAETQALAMAGEAARGATAFVTLEPCCHHGRTPPCVDALIEAGIARVVTALDDPDPRVSGGGHNALLDAGIDVTQGVLADQVNWELRAFLKRHIEKRAYVTLKLAVSADGKIAAKPGEPTAITGEAARDRVHLLRAEVDAILVGVSTVLADDPDLTCRLPGMADRSPVRIVSDSKLSIPLTSRLVGSANDVPLWIMTTSACAPDTRSALEARGVQVIECGATVDGKVDLDDMLVKLADRGVSHVLAEGGAHMARALVEADLVDEAVLLQAPKKVGPQGLAAMAGLPLDTIRASAGFRQRGESESLGADWLAKYVRVR, encoded by the coding sequence ATGAGCGACGAAATCTATATGCGCCAGGCAGTTGCCGCCGGCAGACGGCAACGTGGATCGACGGGAGAAAATCCGTCTGTCGGGTGTGTGATCGTGTCTGATGGTGCGACTGTCGCAGTGGCATCAACCGCCCCAGGTGGGCGTCCACATGCCGAAACACAGGCGCTCGCAATGGCAGGTGAGGCAGCACGTGGCGCTACCGCCTTTGTTACGCTGGAACCGTGTTGTCATCACGGGCGAACACCTCCGTGCGTCGATGCGCTGATTGAAGCCGGTATAGCGCGGGTGGTGACAGCCCTCGATGATCCTGATCCAAGGGTGTCCGGTGGCGGTCACAATGCGCTGCTGGATGCCGGTATTGACGTGACACAAGGTGTGCTGGCGGATCAGGTGAACTGGGAATTGCGTGCTTTCCTCAAACGCCACATTGAAAAGCGCGCCTATGTGACTCTGAAACTTGCTGTTTCTGCGGATGGGAAAATTGCGGCAAAACCCGGTGAGCCGACCGCAATCACCGGTGAAGCCGCGCGTGATCGGGTGCATCTGCTGCGCGCCGAGGTGGATGCGATACTGGTCGGCGTCAGCACTGTGCTGGCAGATGACCCTGATCTGACATGCCGCTTGCCGGGTATGGCGGACCGCTCACCTGTGCGCATCGTGTCGGACAGCAAATTGTCCATACCGCTGACAAGCCGACTGGTGGGATCGGCCAACGATGTGCCTTTGTGGATCATGACAACCAGTGCCTGTGCCCCGGACACCAGGTCTGCACTGGAAGCCAGGGGTGTTCAGGTGATCGAGTGCGGCGCGACGGTCGACGGCAAAGTGGACCTTGACGATATGCTGGTGAAACTGGCTGACAGGGGCGTTTCGCATGTGCTGGCGGAAGGCGGCGCGCACATGGCGAGAGCCCTGGTGGAGGCTGACCTCGTCGACGAAGCGGTATTGCTGCAAGCGCCCAAGAAAGTTGGCCCGCAGGGCCTTGCCGCCATGGCAGGCCTGCCGCTGGATACCATCAGGGCGTCTGCCGGTTTCAGGCAGCGCGGAGAAAGTGAAAGCCTGGGCGCAGATTGGCTCGCCAAATACGTTCGGGTGCGTTAA
- a CDS encoding riboflavin synthase, whose protein sequence is MFTGIITDIGTIEGIERRGDTQFTISSGYDAAGIALGASICCSGCCLTVTSVAHGADGGCHFTVDVSAESLSKTTLGGWAEGTRINLERALKAGDELGGHIVSGHVDGVADIVSIEDDGDSRRFVFCAPEQLARFIASKGSVCLDGTSLTVNDVNGVNFGINVIPHTLSVTSWGNAQVGDKVNLEIDMLARYVARLNESLDK, encoded by the coding sequence ATGTTCACCGGCATCATTACAGATATTGGCACTATTGAAGGCATTGAACGGCGTGGTGACACGCAGTTCACGATCTCCAGTGGCTATGACGCGGCAGGCATAGCGCTTGGCGCGTCCATCTGTTGTTCCGGCTGTTGCCTGACCGTCACGTCAGTTGCCCACGGTGCGGATGGAGGATGCCATTTTACCGTGGATGTATCCGCTGAAAGCCTGTCGAAAACCACACTTGGCGGCTGGGCCGAGGGCACCCGGATCAATCTGGAGCGCGCTCTCAAGGCCGGTGATGAACTCGGCGGGCATATCGTATCCGGGCATGTTGACGGGGTTGCCGACATTGTTTCGATTGAAGATGACGGCGACAGCCGCAGGTTTGTGTTTTGCGCGCCAGAACAACTCGCCAGGTTCATCGCGTCCAAGGGATCAGTTTGCCTTGATGGCACGTCCTTGACGGTAAACGATGTGAACGGGGTGAATTTCGGCATCAATGTGATACCGCACACTTTATCAGTCACAAGCTGGGGCAATGCTCAGGTGGGGGACAAGGTGAACCTGGAAATTGACATGCTGGCCCGCTATGTGGCGCGCCTCAATGAAAGCCTCGACAAATGA